A region of Lycium barbarum isolate Lr01 chromosome 1, ASM1917538v2, whole genome shotgun sequence DNA encodes the following proteins:
- the LOC132635726 gene encoding 15-cis-phytoene desaturase, chloroplastic/chromoplastic-like, translating to MVVKNGQVRLNSRIKKIELNEDGSVKCFILNDGSTIVGDAFVFATPVDIFKLLLPEDWKEIPYFKKLEKLVGVPVINVHIWFDRKLKNPEDNLLFSRSPLLSVYAVMSVTCKVCL from the exons ATGGTAGTAAAAAATGGCCAAGTCAGACTGAACTCACGAATAAAAAAGATTGAGCTGAATGAGGATGGAAGTGTCAAGTGTTTTATACTGAATGATGGTAGTACAATTGTGGGAGATGCTTTCGTGTTTGCCACTCCAG TGGATATTTTCAAGCTTCTTTTGCCTGAAGACTGGAAAGAGATTCCATATTTCAAGAAGTTGGAGAAGTTAGTCGGAGTACCTGTGATAAATGTCCATATATG GTTTGACAGAAAACTGAAGAACCCAGAAGATAATCTGCTCTTCAGCAG AAGCCCACTGCTCAGTGTGTATGCTGTCATGTCCGTCACATGTAAG GTCTGTTTATAA